Proteins encoded together in one Micromonospora auratinigra window:
- a CDS encoding 2-oxoacid:ferredoxin oxidoreductase subunit beta: MSEPVALKLTAKDFKSDQEVRWCPGCGDYAILAAVQGFMPELNIPRENIVFLSGIGCSSRFPYYMNTYGMHSIHGRAPAIATGLSVSRPDLSVWVVTGDGDALSIGGNHLIHALRRNVNLKILLFNNRIYGLTKGQYSPTSEVGKITKSTPVGSADAPFNPLSLALGAEATFVARTIDSDRKHLQSVLRAAAQHQGSAFVEIYQNCNIFNDGAFDQLKEPATRDDYLIRLEHGQPITFGSDGQYCVVHPPGGFGLEVRETAATPAQDIVVHDATVTDPAYAFALSRLPGLDLRNTPIGVFRSVTRPSYDSVVQEQVATAKATVTDTPEQQLAGLLAGGDTWTIM, translated from the coding sequence ATGTCTGAGCCCGTCGCCCTCAAGCTCACCGCCAAGGACTTCAAGTCCGACCAGGAGGTCCGCTGGTGCCCCGGCTGCGGCGACTACGCCATCCTCGCCGCCGTCCAGGGCTTCATGCCGGAACTGAACATCCCCCGAGAGAACATCGTCTTCCTCTCGGGCATCGGCTGCTCGTCGCGTTTCCCGTACTACATGAACACCTACGGGATGCACTCGATCCACGGCCGCGCCCCGGCGATCGCCACCGGCCTGTCGGTGTCCCGCCCGGACCTGTCGGTCTGGGTGGTCACCGGCGACGGTGACGCGCTCTCCATCGGTGGCAACCACCTCATCCACGCGCTACGCCGCAACGTCAACCTCAAGATCCTGCTGTTCAACAACCGGATCTACGGCCTGACCAAGGGCCAGTACTCACCCACCTCCGAGGTCGGGAAGATCACCAAGTCGACCCCGGTCGGCTCCGCGGACGCCCCCTTCAACCCGCTGTCGCTGGCCCTGGGCGCGGAAGCCACCTTCGTGGCCCGCACCATCGACTCCGACCGCAAGCACCTCCAGTCGGTGCTCCGGGCGGCCGCCCAACACCAGGGCTCCGCGTTCGTCGAGATCTACCAGAACTGCAACATCTTCAACGACGGCGCGTTCGACCAGCTCAAGGAGCCGGCCACCCGCGACGACTACCTGATCCGACTGGAGCACGGGCAGCCGATCACCTTCGGCAGCGACGGCCAGTACTGCGTCGTGCACCCCCCGGGCGGCTTCGGCCTCGAGGTCCGGGAAACGGCGGCCACCCCCGCGCAGGACATCGTCGTGCACGACGCCACCGTCACCGACCCCGCCTACGCCTTCGCACTCTCCCGGCTGCCGGGGCTCGACCTGCGCAACACTCCGATCGGGGTGTTCCGCTCGGTGACCCGACCGTCCTACGACAGCGTGGTGCAGGAGCAGGTCGCCACCGCGAAGGCCACCGTCACCGACACGCCGGAGCAGCAGCTCGCCGGGCTGCTCGCCGGCGGCGACACCTGGACGATCATGTAA